Proteins from a genomic interval of Paenibacillus sp. FSL R5-0623:
- a CDS encoding nicotinate phosphoribosyltransferase translates to MQTTSLALHTDKYQINMMYAHWVNGTHKRKAVFEAYFRKLPFGNGYAVFAGLERIVNYISQLRFTMDDIKFLSKQEENYDPVFLEELLQFSFQGTIHSMKEGAIVFPDEPLIRVEGSIMETQLVETAILNFMNYQTLIATKASRIKQVAQQDTLLEFGTRRAQEADAAIWGARASYVAGFHATSNMLAGERFGIPTAGTHAHSWVQSFMSEQEAFDVYAKVLPDQVTLLVDTFDTLNSGVPHAIKTAKKLESQGKKMNAIRLDSGDLAYLSIQARQMLDEAGLDYVKIVASNDLDENTIFNLKAQGARIDTWGVGTQLITASDQPSLGGVYKLVEREVDGAMLPTIKISANPEKVSTPGKKEVFRIIDPKHGKAIADYICYPDEEQPLQGGPLKLFNPLHPYLKKTVTRYEAVNMLEPIFVNGRKVYELPNLDEIRAYHREQMNLFWPEYQRKLNPEIYRVNISPAAWNMKQKLIAEHVKSTEE, encoded by the coding sequence ATGCAGACAACTAGCCTGGCTTTACATACGGATAAATATCAGATCAATATGATGTACGCCCATTGGGTGAATGGTACTCACAAGCGGAAAGCGGTATTTGAAGCCTATTTCCGCAAACTTCCTTTTGGTAACGGATATGCGGTATTTGCCGGATTGGAACGCATTGTGAACTATATCAGCCAGCTTCGGTTCACGATGGACGACATCAAATTTTTATCCAAACAAGAGGAAAATTACGATCCGGTCTTTCTGGAAGAGTTGCTCCAGTTTTCATTTCAGGGAACGATTCATTCCATGAAGGAGGGTGCAATTGTTTTCCCTGACGAACCGCTCATTCGGGTAGAAGGCTCCATTATGGAGACTCAATTGGTGGAGACGGCGATACTTAACTTCATGAATTATCAGACGTTGATTGCAACCAAGGCTTCGCGGATCAAACAGGTAGCACAGCAGGATACGTTGCTCGAATTCGGCACACGACGTGCACAGGAAGCGGATGCTGCCATCTGGGGCGCACGTGCCTCGTATGTGGCAGGTTTCCATGCAACGTCCAACATGCTGGCCGGAGAGCGCTTCGGGATCCCAACAGCAGGTACACATGCCCATTCCTGGGTACAGAGCTTTATGAGCGAACAGGAGGCGTTTGACGTGTATGCCAAAGTGTTGCCTGATCAGGTTACGCTGCTGGTTGATACCTTTGACACGTTGAACAGTGGAGTACCTCACGCCATCAAGACAGCCAAGAAGCTGGAGAGCCAAGGCAAAAAGATGAATGCTATTCGTCTCGACAGTGGTGACCTAGCGTACTTGTCGATTCAGGCACGTCAGATGCTGGATGAGGCTGGCCTGGATTATGTGAAAATTGTTGCATCCAATGATTTGGATGAAAATACGATTTTCAACCTGAAGGCTCAAGGAGCACGGATTGATACATGGGGTGTTGGTACACAGTTGATTACCGCTTCTGACCAGCCATCTTTGGGTGGAGTATACAAATTGGTGGAGCGTGAAGTGGACGGTGCCATGCTGCCTACGATCAAAATATCTGCCAATCCTGAAAAGGTGTCCACTCCAGGTAAAAAGGAAGTGTTCCGGATCATTGATCCGAAACATGGCAAAGCGATTGCAGATTATATCTGCTATCCAGATGAAGAGCAGCCGCTACAGGGCGGACCGCTCAAGCTGTTCAACCCGCTACACCCTTACCTGAAAAAGACGGTTACCCGCTACGAAGCGGTAAATATGCTGGAGCCAATCTTTGTAAATGGACGTAAAGTGTATGAACTGCCTAATTTGGATGAGATTCGTGCGTATCACCGGGAACAGATGAACCTCTTCTGGCCTGAATACCAACGGAAGCTCAACCCAGAGATATACCGTGTGAACATCAGCCCTGCGGCATGGAATATGAAGCAGAAGCTCATTGCGGAACATGTGAAATCCACAGAGGAATGA
- a CDS encoding isochorismatase family cysteine hydrolase, protein MKALIVIDFTKDFVTGSLPVGQPAVEIEETIAAVTEAYCKNKHEVIMAVDLHEENDPYHPETVLFPPHNIRNTEGRQLYGRLSQVMEERITDIQWMDKTRYSAFCGTDLELRLRARGITDIALIGVCTDICILHTAVDAYNKGFHITVYEDAVASFNPAGHDWALGHFRSSLGASVVRASETVLA, encoded by the coding sequence ATGAAAGCACTGATTGTCATTGATTTTACGAAGGATTTTGTGACAGGTTCTTTGCCAGTAGGTCAGCCGGCAGTAGAGATTGAAGAGACGATTGCGGCTGTAACTGAGGCCTATTGTAAGAATAAACATGAAGTGATTATGGCTGTGGATCTGCACGAAGAGAATGATCCGTATCACCCGGAGACTGTACTTTTCCCACCTCATAACATCCGTAATACGGAGGGAAGACAGTTATATGGTCGTCTTTCCCAAGTGATGGAAGAACGGATAACGGATATACAGTGGATGGATAAGACGAGATATAGTGCATTCTGTGGGACCGATCTGGAACTCAGACTGCGTGCACGTGGTATTACGGATATTGCACTCATAGGGGTATGCACGGATATTTGCATATTGCATACCGCAGTGGACGCTTACAATAAAGGTTTTCATATTACGGTATATGAAGATGCCGTTGCCAGCTTTAATCCGGCAGGGCATGATTGGGCACTTGGACATTTTCGTTCCAGCCTGGGTGCTTCGGTGGTTAGGGCGAGTGAGACAGTCTTGGCTTAA
- a CDS encoding PaaI family thioesterase, translating to MSILDKMVEDGDGRFWGFLGCRYIKGDGKEVQIALTAGEHHTNSMGIIHGGVLTSLMDQAMGMVATAAMEVDGCVTTNLNVHFLAPMKQGELMVTATVLHQAGRSVTTQSEVRDASGTLGCMATATFRIARPRT from the coding sequence ATGAGTATTTTGGACAAAATGGTGGAAGACGGAGACGGACGATTCTGGGGATTTCTCGGCTGTCGTTATATTAAAGGAGACGGCAAAGAAGTACAGATCGCGTTGACAGCAGGCGAACATCATACCAACTCCATGGGGATTATCCATGGGGGTGTATTAACTTCACTGATGGACCAGGCGATGGGTATGGTTGCAACAGCAGCAATGGAAGTGGACGGCTGTGTGACAACGAATCTGAACGTACATTTTCTCGCACCAATGAAACAAGGGGAATTAATGGTGACAGCTACGGTACTGCATCAAGCAGGACGCAGTGTGACGACTCAATCGGAGGTTCGTGATGCATCGGGCACGTTGGGATGTATGGCTACGGCGACATTCCGCATAGCACGCCCGAGAACGTAA
- a CDS encoding YlbF family regulator, producing MAQEEVQYNHYGMPTYDTRNLVIRDDIMGKAKELADMLGTSEEVRQFQQAETKIRDHERIQQLIATIKKKQKEIVAFESFKNVEMVSKIEQEIDDLQSELDSIPLVTEFQQSQSDINYLLQLVISVIRDTVSEKVNVEAGTDSPPTSCG from the coding sequence GTGGCGCAGGAAGAAGTGCAGTACAACCATTATGGAATGCCAACCTACGATACGCGCAATCTGGTCATACGCGACGACATTATGGGAAAAGCCAAAGAATTGGCTGATATGCTCGGAACGAGTGAGGAAGTTAGACAGTTTCAACAGGCTGAAACCAAAATTCGGGATCATGAGCGCATCCAGCAGTTGATTGCAACGATCAAGAAAAAACAAAAAGAGATTGTTGCTTTTGAAAGCTTCAAAAATGTGGAGATGGTCAGCAAAATTGAACAGGAAATTGATGATCTGCAAAGCGAACTGGACAGTATTCCATTGGTTACGGAATTCCAGCAGAGCCAGAGCGACATCAACTATTTGCTTCAACTAGTGATCTCCGTAATCCGGGATACAGTTTCTGAAAAAGTAAACGTGGAGGCTGGAACGGATTCACCTCCGACCAGTTGCGGTTAA
- a CDS encoding phosphate propanoyltransferase, whose translation MSKTVPVGVSARHIHVSQEHVEILFGKGYELTEFKPLSQPGQYAANETVAVIGSKGQFDKVRILGPVRPETQLEISMTDSFAIGVKAPVRESGSIEGTPGITIKGPAGEVTIDKGVIVAARHIHFHTSDAAKWGIEDKQMLKVRLGGDRGLVLENVLARVSDSFALDMHIDTDEANAAGARNGDTAEIID comes from the coding sequence ATGAGTAAAACAGTACCTGTGGGCGTATCTGCCCGTCACATTCATGTATCCCAAGAGCACGTTGAAATTTTGTTTGGCAAAGGTTATGAACTGACTGAATTTAAACCTCTGTCCCAGCCTGGCCAATACGCTGCTAACGAAACTGTAGCGGTAATTGGTTCGAAAGGACAGTTTGATAAAGTGCGTATCCTTGGACCTGTTCGCCCTGAAACGCAACTGGAGATCTCCATGACAGATTCATTTGCGATTGGTGTTAAAGCACCTGTACGTGAATCTGGAAGCATTGAAGGTACACCAGGAATCACAATTAAAGGTCCTGCTGGCGAAGTAACAATTGATAAAGGTGTTATCGTTGCTGCTCGTCACATTCACTTCCATACTTCTGATGCTGCTAAATGGGGTATCGAGGACAAACAAATGTTGAAAGTTCGCCTGGGCGGAGATCGCGGTCTTGTACTGGAAAATGTACTTGCTCGTGTATCCGATTCTTTTGCACTGGACATGCATATTGATACAGATGAAGCTAACGCTGCTGGCGCTCGTAATGGCGACACTGCTGAAATCATCGATTAA
- a CDS encoding oxidoreductase, which translates to MKNHFNAYVVRKEEQGGVKAAIEQLKKEDLPNGDVTVQVQYSSVNYKDGLATLEKGGVVREYPMVPGIDLAGTVEESVSGRFAPGDRVISTGFEPGVSHYGGYSEYARLRSEWLVPLPPGLSEKEAMAIGTAGFTAALSVDALLQAGVTPEMGKVLVTGATGGVGSMAVAILAKLGFEVTASTGKKEQEESLLRNLGASEVITREEADAPAKGAMGKQLWAGVVDPTGGPALAERLKQIQYGGAVAVSGLTGGTAFESTVLPFILRGIQLMGIDSVYCPMERRERLWKLLGGEWKPERALELGIREISLDQLPHTLETILQGGAVGRTVVNTISDLPSA; encoded by the coding sequence ATGAAAAACCATTTTAACGCATATGTGGTCCGTAAAGAAGAACAGGGCGGAGTGAAAGCTGCTATAGAGCAACTGAAGAAGGAAGATCTGCCAAATGGAGATGTAACGGTACAGGTGCAGTATTCCAGTGTCAATTATAAAGACGGGCTCGCTACCCTTGAGAAGGGTGGTGTCGTTCGTGAATACCCCATGGTACCGGGGATTGATCTGGCCGGAACGGTAGAAGAGTCGGTAAGTGGACGTTTTGCACCAGGAGATCGGGTGATCAGTACAGGATTTGAACCTGGCGTATCCCATTACGGAGGGTACAGCGAGTATGCTCGTTTGCGTAGTGAATGGCTGGTGCCTCTGCCACCGGGTCTCAGTGAGAAAGAAGCCATGGCAATTGGAACCGCAGGATTTACGGCTGCACTTTCGGTTGATGCGCTGTTACAGGCTGGAGTGACACCGGAGATGGGCAAGGTTCTCGTTACGGGTGCAACGGGTGGTGTTGGCAGTATGGCAGTTGCCATTCTGGCGAAACTGGGCTTCGAAGTAACAGCCAGTACAGGCAAGAAAGAACAGGAGGAGTCATTGCTCCGAAACTTGGGTGCCTCAGAGGTTATTACTCGTGAAGAAGCTGATGCTCCAGCTAAAGGAGCCATGGGGAAACAGCTATGGGCGGGAGTTGTTGATCCAACAGGAGGACCAGCTCTTGCGGAGCGATTGAAACAGATTCAATACGGAGGTGCGGTAGCGGTATCCGGCTTAACCGGAGGCACAGCTTTTGAGTCCACGGTACTTCCGTTTATTTTGCGTGGTATCCAGCTTATGGGTATAGACTCTGTATATTGTCCGATGGAACGTCGGGAACGATTGTGGAAACTGCTCGGAGGAGAATGGAAACCGGAGCGTGCGCTGGAACTGGGAATCCGGGAGATTTCTCTAGACCAATTACCTCATACACTGGAGACGATACTCCAAGGTGGTGCAGTAGGTCGTACGGTGGTCAATACAATATCAGACCTGCCATCCGCATAA
- a CDS encoding MogA/MoaB family molybdenum cofactor biosynthesis protein, whose protein sequence is MTNSVEQHRQEAPTTVSCMIVTVSDTRTKDTDTSGQLMHQLLNEAGYQIVEYIITPDETENIRSILQDAAVRDDVEAVLLSGGTGIAPRDTTYEAVSSLLDKELPGFGEIFRFLSYTEDIGSAAILSRAVAGTIGRTAVFSMPGSKGAVKLAMEKLILPELRHVMREIYKPV, encoded by the coding sequence GACCACGGTATCGTGTATGATTGTTACAGTATCGGACACACGCACTAAAGACACTGACACCAGTGGCCAGCTCATGCACCAGCTTCTGAATGAAGCGGGTTATCAGATCGTTGAATACATCATCACACCAGATGAAACGGAGAACATTCGAAGCATCCTGCAAGATGCAGCCGTTCGTGATGATGTCGAAGCCGTGTTACTTAGCGGCGGAACAGGGATTGCACCCCGAGATACAACCTACGAAGCGGTGTCCTCACTACTGGACAAGGAACTCCCGGGTTTCGGTGAGATCTTCCGTTTTCTCAGTTACACCGAAGATATCGGTTCCGCTGCCATCCTGAGTAGAGCCGTCGCTGGAACGATTGGACGCACAGCCGTATTCTCCATGCCGGGTTCCAAAGGAGCCGTCAAATTGGCCATGGAAAAACTCATTTTGCCCGAGCTGCGACATGTCATGCGTGAAATATATAAACCCGTCTGA
- a CDS encoding stage V sporulation protein S, with amino-acid sequence MDVLKVSAKSNPNSVAGALAGVLRERGNAELQAIGAGALNQAIKAVAIARGFVAPSGVDLICIPAFTDIVIDGEDRTAIKLIVEPR; translated from the coding sequence ATGGATGTATTAAAAGTTTCAGCAAAGTCCAATCCTAATTCTGTAGCCGGCGCTCTTGCAGGGGTTCTTCGTGAACGTGGAAATGCTGAACTGCAGGCAATTGGAGCGGGAGCACTGAACCAAGCCATTAAAGCGGTAGCGATAGCCCGGGGATTTGTAGCACCAAGCGGAGTTGACCTGATTTGTATTCCAGCTTTTACAGACATTGTGATCGACGGCGAGGACCGAACGGCCATTAAGCTGATTGTGGAGCCCAGATAA
- a CDS encoding dipeptidase, whose amino-acid sequence MSMSDWRVADFHCDALSKILMQPALSFENAPQLDVNLQRLKEGNIGLQAFAIYLPEVLGRGKFEHVMGQLEIYRRRVERSQERPDGTQTLLWREQVAQVGQTEGPWGLITLEGVDGLEGNLFYLELCYQMGVRIIGLTWNYANWAADGVMEKRGAGLTEKGKELVRQCNEIGMLLDVSHLTEKGFWELADLSKRPFIASHSNSYSVCPHVRNLKDDQIQAIIAREGRIGLTFVPWFVKQEGEVRIEDLLPHIEQFCSLGGQHHLMMGSDFDGISTYIQKLEHSGHYPRLTEILLKHYDEQLVRGWLWGNAMSYLGEHLPESNPKMQMKGNSMK is encoded by the coding sequence ATGTCCATGTCTGATTGGCGTGTAGCTGATTTTCACTGTGATGCACTGAGCAAAATTTTGATGCAGCCTGCTCTTTCATTTGAAAATGCTCCACAACTGGATGTGAACTTGCAACGTTTGAAAGAAGGGAATATAGGGTTGCAGGCGTTCGCCATCTATTTACCCGAAGTGCTGGGCAGAGGCAAGTTTGAACATGTGATGGGACAGTTGGAGATTTATCGTAGACGTGTAGAGAGAAGTCAGGAGCGGCCTGACGGCACACAGACGTTGTTATGGCGGGAACAGGTGGCTCAGGTGGGGCAAACAGAGGGTCCGTGGGGATTAATCACACTGGAGGGTGTGGATGGCCTGGAGGGCAACCTGTTCTATCTGGAGTTATGTTATCAGATGGGCGTTCGAATTATTGGACTAACGTGGAATTATGCCAATTGGGCGGCTGACGGAGTCATGGAGAAGCGTGGAGCAGGTCTGACGGAGAAGGGGAAAGAACTGGTGCGCCAGTGTAATGAAATCGGAATGCTGCTGGATGTGTCACATCTGACGGAGAAAGGGTTTTGGGAACTGGCTGATTTGAGCAAACGTCCGTTTATCGCCTCCCACTCCAACAGCTACAGCGTATGTCCCCATGTGCGTAATCTGAAAGATGATCAGATTCAGGCTATCATTGCCCGGGAAGGGCGGATTGGACTGACGTTTGTACCCTGGTTTGTAAAGCAGGAGGGGGAAGTACGTATAGAAGATCTGCTGCCTCATATTGAGCAATTCTGTTCTCTCGGCGGGCAGCATCACCTGATGATGGGGTCTGATTTTGATGGGATTTCAACGTATATTCAGAAACTTGAACATTCAGGACATTACCCGAGACTGACGGAAATCCTGCTCAAGCATTACGATGAACAACTGGTACGTGGCTGGTTGTGGGGGAATGCGATGAGTTATCTTGGGGAACACTTGCCAGAGAGCAATCCGAAGATGCAAATGAAGGGCAATTCCATGAAATAG
- a CDS encoding TIGR00282 family metallophosphoesterase → MKVLFIGDIVGNVGRKALKENLPYLKSKYKPHVVIVNGENAAAGRGITGAIANEFFNWGVHGITLGNHTWDNKDIFDFIDDEPRMIRPANFPPGTPGRGYTVVKGEGKELAIVNLQGRTFLPALDCPFRVADEIVDELRQDHKCILVDMHAEATSEKIAMGWHLDGRASLVVGTHTHVQSNDDRILPGGTAYLTDAGMVGPRDGILGMEREAVLRKFYTQLPVRFVVDDGKWHFHGVFVEIDEATGAATRIEKIRLMEDEWRME, encoded by the coding sequence ATGAAAGTTTTGTTTATTGGTGACATTGTAGGTAACGTGGGACGTAAGGCATTAAAGGAAAATTTACCATATCTGAAATCGAAGTATAAGCCACATGTGGTGATTGTGAATGGTGAAAATGCGGCAGCAGGTCGCGGCATTACCGGTGCAATCGCAAATGAGTTTTTCAACTGGGGTGTACATGGTATTACACTTGGTAATCATACTTGGGACAATAAAGATATTTTTGATTTTATAGATGATGAGCCCCGCATGATTCGTCCAGCGAACTTTCCACCAGGCACACCAGGACGAGGATACACGGTTGTCAAAGGCGAAGGGAAAGAACTGGCGATTGTCAATCTTCAAGGAAGAACGTTCCTGCCTGCTCTGGATTGTCCATTCCGTGTAGCTGATGAAATTGTAGATGAGCTGCGCCAAGACCATAAATGTATTTTGGTCGATATGCATGCTGAAGCGACGTCAGAAAAGATTGCCATGGGATGGCATCTGGATGGACGTGCGTCTCTCGTTGTAGGTACACATACGCATGTACAGAGTAATGATGATCGGATTTTACCTGGAGGAACAGCTTACTTGACGGATGCAGGCATGGTAGGGCCTCGTGACGGCATATTGGGCATGGAGCGTGAGGCCGTGCTGCGTAAGTTCTACACTCAGCTACCTGTACGTTTTGTTGTGGATGATGGCAAATGGCACTTCCATGGTGTTTTTGTTGAAATTGATGAAGCTACAGGTGCGGCAACACGCATCGAAAAAATTCGTCTGATGGAGGACGAGTGGCGCATGGAATAG
- a CDS encoding NUDIX domain-containing protein — protein sequence MSENYEHFNAESDEQAARAYSSQKYRTPDGVPADIVMFTLTKRERKTVTKTLPIRELKVMLIKRKGWPFAGRWALPGGFCQENESIYGAAKRELMEETGVDGGHLEYLNVYSQPGRDPRGWIISHAFFALVEEWMLDQRQAADDAEDVGLFTIQEALQELELAFDHRTIIEDAYRRIQQQMLETTIARQFLPRDFTLSELYQVIQSVVPDFEEPNFIRKITSTRSRKGIVEEVRDEEGNLVSSNQYSQRPAQLYRFTELVPRLSIYT from the coding sequence ATGAGCGAAAACTACGAACACTTCAATGCAGAGAGCGACGAACAAGCAGCACGTGCTTATAGTTCCCAAAAATATCGTACCCCCGATGGTGTTCCTGCGGATATCGTTATGTTTACCTTGACCAAGCGGGAGCGCAAGACGGTGACGAAGACACTTCCCATTCGGGAACTGAAAGTGATGCTGATCAAGCGCAAAGGCTGGCCTTTTGCAGGCAGATGGGCATTACCCGGTGGATTTTGTCAGGAGAATGAGTCCATCTACGGTGCAGCTAAGCGTGAGCTGATGGAAGAGACAGGTGTAGATGGTGGACATCTGGAGTACTTGAATGTATACAGTCAGCCGGGTCGTGATCCAAGGGGCTGGATTATCTCTCACGCATTTTTCGCGCTTGTGGAAGAATGGATGCTGGATCAACGCCAAGCAGCAGATGATGCTGAGGATGTTGGATTGTTCACCATCCAGGAGGCGCTGCAAGAACTGGAACTGGCTTTTGATCACAGAACAATCATTGAAGATGCTTATCGACGTATTCAACAGCAGATGCTGGAAACGACGATTGCTCGTCAGTTCCTGCCACGTGATTTTACATTAAGTGAATTATATCAGGTTATTCAAAGTGTTGTGCCGGATTTTGAAGAACCAAACTTCATTCGCAAGATTACGTCTACCCGCAGCCGTAAAGGCATTGTGGAAGAAGTACGGGATGAAGAGGGGAACCTCGTGAGTTCCAACCAGTACTCGCAGCGTCCGGCGCAGTTATATCGTTTTACAGAATTGGTACCACGCCTTTCCATCTATACGTAA
- the miaB gene encoding tRNA (N6-isopentenyl adenosine(37)-C2)-methylthiotransferase MiaB, which produces MAKDSKKDYSQYFDFSDAKVISQDEFSKKIRIRGREINIKSEPNHRQEKQRGKEDVQVLYENAVPDELKNIGKGKHYIVYTYGCQMNEHDSETIKGLLESMGYQATENRKEADVILLNTCAIRENAEDKVFGELGHLKTLKLERPGLLLGVCGCMSQEEGVVNRIMQKHGFVDMIFGTHNVHRLPHLIQEALFSKEMVVEVWSKEGDIIENLPKKREGMRGWVNIMYGCDKFCTYCIVPFTRGKERSRLPEDVIAEVRDLARQGFKEITLLGQNVNAYGKDFTDLNYSFGDLMDAIRQIDIPRVRFTTSHPRDFDDRLIEVLAKGGNLVEHIHLPVQSGSSEVLKRMSRKYNREHYLKLADKIKKAIPDVVLTTDIIVGFPGETEEQFEDTLSLVREVGYDFAYTFIYSPREGTPAAVMEDNVPMEVKKERLKRLNETINEYSQRSNEQQRGKIVEVLVEGESKRNSEVLAGRTRSNKLVHFEGPKELIGTFVQVEITDPMTFYIRGNLLSEPVAANQ; this is translated from the coding sequence ATGGCTAAAGACTCAAAAAAGGATTACTCCCAATATTTTGATTTCTCGGATGCCAAAGTAATTTCGCAAGATGAATTCAGCAAAAAGATAAGAATCCGGGGCCGTGAGATTAACATCAAATCGGAACCCAATCATCGTCAGGAGAAACAGCGGGGCAAGGAAGACGTCCAGGTGCTTTACGAAAATGCCGTTCCCGATGAACTGAAAAACATAGGGAAAGGCAAACATTATATTGTATATACGTATGGATGTCAGATGAACGAGCATGACTCGGAGACCATCAAAGGACTGCTCGAGTCTATGGGATATCAGGCTACAGAGAATCGCAAAGAAGCTGATGTTATTCTGCTCAATACGTGTGCCATACGGGAAAATGCGGAAGATAAAGTATTTGGTGAGCTTGGTCACCTGAAAACGCTAAAACTCGAACGTCCGGGATTGTTACTTGGCGTATGCGGTTGTATGTCCCAAGAAGAAGGCGTCGTCAACCGAATTATGCAGAAGCATGGGTTTGTGGATATGATCTTTGGTACACATAATGTGCATCGACTGCCACATCTAATCCAGGAAGCGCTGTTCAGCAAAGAAATGGTTGTTGAAGTGTGGTCCAAGGAAGGCGACATCATTGAGAACCTGCCGAAGAAACGTGAGGGTATGCGCGGCTGGGTGAACATTATGTATGGCTGCGACAAGTTCTGTACATATTGCATCGTTCCGTTCACACGGGGCAAAGAACGCAGCCGTCTTCCTGAAGATGTCATTGCCGAGGTTAGGGATTTGGCACGACAAGGCTTTAAGGAGATCACGTTGCTTGGTCAAAATGTGAATGCGTACGGCAAGGATTTTACCGACCTGAATTACAGCTTTGGTGACTTGATGGATGCTATTCGCCAGATTGATATTCCAAGAGTACGGTTTACAACCAGTCACCCACGTGACTTCGATGACCGCTTGATTGAAGTGCTGGCCAAGGGCGGAAATCTGGTGGAGCACATTCATCTTCCGGTGCAATCTGGCAGTTCGGAAGTACTCAAACGAATGAGCCGCAAGTATAACCGGGAACACTATCTGAAACTGGCTGACAAAATTAAAAAGGCCATCCCGGATGTTGTGTTGACAACGGATATTATTGTTGGTTTTCCGGGGGAAACGGAAGAACAGTTTGAAGATACACTTTCCCTTGTCCGTGAAGTAGGGTATGATTTTGCTTATACCTTTATTTATTCCCCACGGGAAGGTACACCGGCTGCGGTGATGGAAGACAACGTACCGATGGAAGTGAAGAAGGAACGGTTGAAGCGCTTGAACGAAACGATCAACGAATACAGCCAGCGAAGCAATGAACAGCAACGCGGCAAAATCGTTGAAGTACTCGTTGAAGGCGAGAGCAAACGGAATTCTGAAGTTCTGGCAGGACGTACGCGCAGCAACAAGCTGGTGCATTTTGAAGGACCCAAAGAATTGATCGGTACTTTTGTACAAGTGGAAATCACCGATCCGATGACTTTTTATATTCGGGGCAACCTGCTCTCCGAGCCGGTAGCTGCCAATCAGTAA